One segment of Gloeocapsa sp. PCC 7428 DNA contains the following:
- a CDS encoding peptidase domain-containing ABC transporter: MIDTIANFDTVIAQIPPFDRLSSTSLEQLTRQAQIYRYRVGQAIAVREKMPAQVSVLCQGQVRLLGFDPNIQTMTTISRLSSGAIIGVAGLLRGIACETAIASTECTCLNIPSDTFLDLIASEPALNDWFKTTPTLIETFEVLAAWLQQAANPTLLQQQSVGSLTQLVTKVFPQVVVTSLDLNPRKSRGNQNQQLDNNLLWLVSNQNSLELPVGYVYDQQIIAKPTTLRLVGLPKTLLASDSEVEQTSEALSATAVHSIAYAPREIPEWDSSASEKRIKYPYVKGKGDINGALACFEMLAQYWGMPFRKDVVRRVLTNQKQRVGALSLLQCGGVTEMLGIQAQLIEIPEKAIARLQVPAMIQWRDSFALIYSISAKTVVMGVPEVGILRQRPAELFAGIQPDAQTQQRKLPVLMLQTTPQTPQRKFGLSWFLPSLFKYRRVLVEVFIASFFAQLFALVNPLTTQVIIDKVILQNSPDTLQVLGVFLIVIAVFEAILISLRTYLFADTTNRIDLALGSEIIDHLLRLPLRYFERRPVGELATRVNELENIRQFLTGTALTVVLDAVFSVIYIVVMLIYSWLLTLVALVTLPLFIGLTAFVSPIVRRQLREKAELNAAAQSHLVEVLSGIQTVKAQNLELRSRWKWQERYSRYISSSFKTVFTYTTATSTSTFLNHLSSLLVLWVGAYLVLQGELTLGQLIAFRIIAGYVTSPLLRLTQLWQNFQQTALSLERLSDIVDTPVEADSSDRGKISLPRIEGKVKYENLSFRFAPNGPLQLNNVNLEFSQGSFIGIVGQSGSGKSTLMKLLSRLYDPESGRILIDNYDIHKVELYSLRQQIGIVPQDTLLFEGTVQENITLNNPDATEEEMIAAARIAVAHDFIMSLPSGYNTFLSERGASLSGGQRQRIALARTILQNPRLLILDEATSALDYDSERQVCLNLAEAFKGRTVFFITHRLNTIRNADRIVVMDQGIVAEQGTHEELMQLRGRYYCLYQQQASHLE; this comes from the coding sequence ATGATTGACACTATTGCAAATTTTGATACTGTCATTGCCCAAATTCCTCCGTTTGACCGGCTATCATCAACGAGTTTAGAACAGCTAACTCGTCAAGCACAGATATACCGCTATCGTGTAGGACAGGCGATCGCAGTACGGGAGAAAATGCCCGCCCAGGTTAGTGTACTGTGTCAGGGACAAGTACGATTACTTGGCTTTGATCCAAATATTCAAACAATGACAACAATTTCACGGTTGTCGTCAGGCGCGATAATTGGAGTGGCTGGGTTACTCCGAGGAATTGCGTGTGAAACCGCGATCGCTTCAACAGAATGTACGTGTTTGAACATTCCATCGGATACTTTTTTAGACTTAATTGCATCAGAACCGGCGCTAAATGACTGGTTTAAGACGACTCCAACACTGATTGAGACGTTTGAAGTTCTCGCGGCTTGGCTACAGCAAGCGGCTAATCCCACACTATTACAACAACAGAGTGTAGGAAGTTTAACCCAGCTAGTCACAAAAGTTTTTCCGCAGGTCGTGGTAACATCTTTAGACTTGAATCCCCGCAAGTCTAGAGGAAACCAGAATCAACAATTAGATAACAACCTCTTATGGTTAGTCAGCAATCAAAACTCGCTAGAACTTCCTGTAGGTTACGTTTACGACCAACAAATTATTGCAAAACCGACAACTTTACGACTCGTAGGCTTGCCTAAAACGTTGTTAGCATCTGATTCAGAAGTCGAACAAACATCTGAAGCACTAAGTGCAACTGCGGTTCATTCTATTGCCTATGCACCTCGCGAAATTCCTGAATGGGATTCCTCTGCGTCGGAAAAACGGATCAAATATCCTTATGTCAAGGGAAAAGGTGATATTAATGGTGCGTTGGCGTGTTTTGAGATGCTGGCACAATATTGGGGAATGCCGTTTCGTAAAGATGTTGTGCGGCGAGTATTGACGAATCAAAAGCAGCGGGTAGGGGCATTATCGCTGCTGCAATGCGGTGGTGTGACTGAGATGTTGGGAATACAAGCCCAGTTAATAGAAATACCAGAAAAAGCGATCGCCCGCTTGCAAGTTCCAGCAATGATTCAATGGCGCGATAGCTTCGCTTTGATTTACTCAATCAGCGCTAAAACTGTGGTAATGGGTGTTCCTGAGGTTGGAATTTTGCGTCAGCGCCCCGCCGAATTGTTTGCGGGTATCCAACCCGATGCACAAACACAACAGCGTAAATTGCCGGTTTTGATGTTGCAAACCACTCCCCAAACACCACAACGCAAGTTTGGTTTATCGTGGTTTTTGCCGTCGTTGTTTAAATACCGCCGCGTGTTAGTCGAGGTGTTTATTGCCTCATTCTTTGCTCAACTGTTTGCGCTGGTTAACCCTTTAACAACCCAAGTCATTATTGATAAGGTTATCCTGCAAAATAGCCCTGACACGTTGCAAGTCTTAGGCGTTTTCCTGATTGTGATTGCGGTTTTTGAAGCAATATTAATCAGCCTGCGAACTTATTTATTCGCTGACACTACTAACCGCATTGATTTAGCGTTGGGTTCAGAAATTATCGATCATTTATTACGATTGCCGTTACGCTATTTTGAACGGCGACCAGTGGGTGAACTTGCAACTCGCGTTAATGAACTCGAAAATATTCGGCAATTTTTAACGGGTACAGCTTTGACGGTAGTGTTAGATGCTGTTTTTTCGGTAATCTATATTGTCGTCATGCTAATTTATAGCTGGTTATTGACGCTTGTCGCGCTGGTAACGCTACCGCTATTTATTGGTTTAACTGCGTTTGTTTCACCAATTGTCCGGCGACAACTCCGCGAAAAAGCCGAACTCAACGCTGCGGCGCAATCACATTTGGTAGAAGTGCTATCAGGTATCCAGACGGTGAAGGCGCAAAATCTAGAGTTGCGATCGCGCTGGAAATGGCAAGAACGCTATTCGCGCTACATTAGTTCTAGCTTCAAGACTGTTTTCACTTATACAACAGCGACTTCTACTAGCACATTCTTGAACCATTTGTCAAGCTTGTTAGTGCTATGGGTTGGAGCTTATCTTGTTCTGCAAGGAGAATTAACTTTAGGACAATTAATCGCGTTTCGGATTATCGCAGGCTACGTGACGAGTCCTTTATTACGCTTAACGCAACTGTGGCAAAACTTCCAACAAACTGCGTTGTCCCTAGAGCGATTGAGCGATATCGTCGATACACCCGTCGAAGCTGACAGCAGCGATCGCGGTAAAATTTCTTTACCCAGAATCGAAGGAAAAGTTAAGTACGAAAATCTTTCATTTCGATTCGCTCCTAACGGTCCATTACAGTTAAATAATGTCAATTTAGAATTTTCTCAAGGTTCATTCATTGGCATTGTCGGGCAAAGTGGATCGGGTAAAAGTACCTTGATGAAACTGTTATCGCGCTTGTACGACCCCGAATCCGGTCGCATACTCATCGATAACTACGATATCCACAAAGTCGAACTTTATTCGCTACGCCAACAAATCGGAATTGTGCCGCAAGACACGTTACTCTTTGAAGGAACCGTCCAAGAAAACATTACGCTCAATAACCCAGACGCCACCGAAGAAGAAATGATCGCAGCGGCTCGCATCGCAGTTGCCCACGACTTTATCATGAGTCTACCAAGTGGTTATAATACCTTCTTGAGCGAACGCGGCGCTTCGTTATCAGGCGGACAACGTCAGCGGATTGCCTTAGCACGAACAATCTTGCAAAATCCAAGGCTGTTAATTCTAGACGAAGCAACAAGCGCGCTAGACTACGATTCCGAACGCCAAGTCTGTTTGAATCTCGCCGAAGCTTTTAAAGGTCGCACAGTTTTCTTTATTACTCACCGTCTAAATACAATTCGCAATGCCGATCGCATTGTTGTTATGGATCAAGGCATTGTTGCTGAACAAGGAACCCACGAAGAACTCATGCAGCTTCGAGGTAGATACTATTGCTTGTATCAACAGCAAGCATCACATCTGGAATAA
- a CDS encoding pre-peptidase C-terminal domain-containing protein, producing MAISITASPTTLIEEEGTIVTYTISSSEPVPPEGLVIAIDSPVENALGQFDVFATQYSNLRLVSVNDDTSGFSVRLTAQTGTLSLPVYDDDVADSPQTITFTVQPGEGYTIDPNASSATVTIQDAESTPTPTPTPEPTPTPTPTPEPTPTPTPEPTPTPTPTPTPTNTAPVVINDSYNIQAGEELTVDLQAGVLANDTDTDGDTLTATVVETTENGTLTLNADGSFTYTAASGFVGTDTFTYVANDGSVNSEPATVSITVEAAPTPTPEPTPTPTPEPTPTPTPEPTPTPTPEPTPTPTPEPTPTPTPTPEPTPTPTPSDELTVSFNTIAGAFDSEDNLVAPAIVQSLEDGTSLLTFVFSVAGEIPEDGVVITLNSDIAFRDNFANLGVEPFSPGGEFVGAVFNEAGEATGFKFRILQPNALINLAVKDDGSKDAPFDATFTLEAGEDYNVSNDASTSTVTFYNTIDQVPAATVMPTVSLSVDNNRLNEATGNTTTLTFTLSEPPPEDGLLVYVKSDSEDSNDVGEFDIYNAEITGGVYPTPNFAANGFFFKITEQTATITLPAFADDELEGIEEFNFALQEAAGYNIAEDAGSITLNVVDNADSQIQVSLETEPAVLIESRNTVSVHKFSLSATPPEEGLTVAVAAPQLSEFDLANIAITGGEIVRVTDTGFDFKITGREATIELPVANDGENEGLEEASFTLQDAPGYQLNPDANLGTFQIVDRPRQAPPGEVTEPNDTLETAFNTRLNQFNSELSFTSTLDFEFDNSYEKADGSVTYVDASEDVDLYKVNLKAGDTIKINTDSNQFEDGRKVDTWLRVFDATGGELATNDDGAAPNEIFNSRFESYIEFTAPSDGTYYVGVSLYGNGEYDPTKPASGTGNSDPDPDGYGSGEYTLNLSLNNPDAFIPDPTRIPRGTGEGPAVSLVTIAGTYNNDFDNLDFGIAAPAIVLTPPEGAGTALSFALSADGEIPEGGVEVYVKSDIVLTDYFGSVGDEGYTVPYGGNLNNKPFSRGGEFLDAVYNAQGEAVGFKFLLQEEFATITLNPTTSEEAQTDGPETATFSLEESAGYTVSPLNSSTVTFYDTVDQVPAPTVTPEVSLEVDTTELIESEETAFTITLSLSEPPPPEGVQVYVSGGAQDFLNELAIFNADITGGVATADGAVSGFYFQMLEQTATITVPVFNSTDITEGIEQFNLSVVPGAGYTVNENQSSATLTIKDNPESQIQVGLTAEPEVLIESEGTTATFNFNLSAPPPEEGITVTLTSDDLGDFIQGGGGQLSSLSFNITEQNASIELPVLNDGIDEGLEEVTFTLEAGNGYQLNPEASSVTFSIADNPSLAPTSTEEQNDTIDTAIATGLSAANSTVSFDGEIAQYFAEDAEGNELTVDATEDVDFYSFTLGAGETLVLDVDAVSLDSLLAYSQLRVFDAEGTELAKTDFDDFQAAPDEVFSSFNDPYLEFTAADAGTYYVGISQIGNDSYDPFTAGSGSGWVFPDFGIETGEYTLNARLA from the coding sequence ATGGCAATCAGCATCACAGCTAGTCCTACAACTCTTATAGAAGAAGAAGGGACGATAGTCACTTACACAATTAGTTCGAGTGAACCAGTTCCCCCAGAAGGTTTGGTAATTGCGATCGATAGCCCCGTGGAAAACGCGCTGGGTCAGTTTGATGTATTTGCAACTCAATATAGCAATCTGCGCTTAGTTAGTGTAAATGATGACACAAGTGGATTTTCGGTACGACTGACCGCACAAACCGGAACGTTAAGTTTACCTGTGTACGATGATGATGTTGCTGATAGTCCTCAGACGATAACGTTTACGGTACAACCAGGCGAAGGGTATACCATTGACCCAAATGCAAGTTCAGCGACTGTCACTATTCAAGACGCAGAAAGTACACCTACGCCAACGCCTACACCCGAACCTACACCAACTCCAACTCCCACGCCTGAACCTACGCCAACGCCTACACCCGAACCAACTCCAACTCCAACTCCCACACCAACCCCAACTAATACGGCTCCGGTTGTCATTAATGATAGCTACAACATACAAGCAGGTGAAGAGTTAACCGTAGATCTACAAGCAGGAGTTTTGGCAAATGATACGGACACCGATGGTGATACTTTAACAGCTACGGTTGTAGAAACTACAGAAAATGGCACATTAACGCTTAATGCTGATGGGTCATTTACTTATACTGCTGCTAGTGGGTTTGTGGGAACCGATACCTTTACCTATGTAGCGAACGATGGTTCAGTAAATTCTGAGCCAGCAACGGTGTCAATTACAGTTGAAGCAGCACCTACGCCAACACCTGAACCAACTCCAACTCCAACACCCGAACCAACTCCAACTCCAACACCTGAACCAACTCCAACTCCAACACCTGAACCAACTCCAACTCCAACGCCCGAACCAACTCCAACTCCAACTCCAACGCCCGAACCAACTCCAACTCCAACGCCATCTGATGAGCTTACAGTTTCCTTTAACACGATCGCGGGTGCATTTGATAGCGAAGATAACTTAGTTGCTCCTGCCATTGTTCAGTCGCTAGAAGATGGAACTTCGTTGCTTACCTTTGTTTTCTCTGTAGCAGGTGAAATTCCAGAAGATGGCGTAGTTATCACGCTCAACAGCGATATTGCCTTCAGAGACAACTTTGCAAATCTGGGTGTAGAACCGTTTAGTCCTGGAGGTGAATTCGTCGGGGCAGTCTTTAACGAAGCAGGCGAAGCGACTGGCTTTAAGTTTAGAATTCTGCAACCGAATGCCCTGATCAACTTAGCAGTGAAAGATGACGGTAGTAAAGATGCTCCTTTTGATGCCACTTTCACATTAGAAGCAGGTGAAGACTACAACGTTAGCAACGATGCAAGTACTTCTACTGTTACCTTCTACAATACAATCGACCAAGTACCTGCGGCAACGGTAATGCCGACAGTCAGCCTCAGTGTTGATAACAACAGACTCAACGAAGCAACTGGCAATACCACTACACTCACCTTTACCTTAAGCGAACCTCCACCAGAAGATGGTTTGCTAGTTTACGTCAAGAGCGACAGTGAAGATAGTAACGACGTAGGAGAGTTCGACATTTACAATGCCGAGATAACAGGTGGCGTGTATCCTACTCCGAACTTTGCGGCTAACGGCTTCTTCTTTAAGATTACTGAGCAAACAGCAACAATCACTTTACCAGCGTTTGCTGACGACGAATTAGAGGGAATCGAAGAGTTTAACTTTGCATTACAAGAAGCAGCAGGCTATAACATTGCGGAAGATGCAGGTTCAATTACGCTCAACGTCGTTGATAATGCTGATTCGCAAATTCAGGTAAGCTTGGAGACTGAGCCAGCGGTACTGATCGAGTCAAGAAACACGGTATCAGTTCATAAGTTTAGCCTAAGTGCGACACCACCCGAAGAAGGACTAACGGTTGCTGTAGCAGCACCGCAATTATCGGAATTTGACTTAGCAAATATTGCGATTACTGGTGGTGAAATTGTCCGCGTCACCGATACGGGCTTTGACTTCAAAATTACTGGTAGGGAAGCAACGATTGAGTTACCAGTTGCCAATGATGGTGAAAACGAAGGACTAGAAGAAGCATCGTTTACACTGCAAGATGCTCCTGGTTATCAGCTAAATCCCGATGCAAATTTGGGAACATTTCAGATTGTCGATCGACCAAGACAAGCACCGCCAGGCGAGGTTACGGAGCCAAACGACACGCTGGAAACCGCTTTTAATACGCGCTTGAATCAGTTTAACTCGGAGTTATCGTTTACCAGTACACTCGACTTTGAGTTTGATAACTCTTACGAAAAAGCAGATGGTAGCGTTACGTATGTTGACGCGAGTGAAGATGTTGACCTTTACAAAGTTAACCTCAAAGCTGGCGACACAATCAAAATTAATACTGACTCGAATCAGTTTGAAGACGGCAGAAAAGTTGATACTTGGTTGCGCGTCTTTGATGCTACTGGTGGGGAGTTAGCCACCAATGACGACGGTGCTGCACCTAATGAGATCTTTAATTCCAGGTTCGAGTCTTATATCGAGTTCACGGCACCCAGCGACGGAACTTATTACGTTGGTGTTAGCCTTTATGGCAACGGCGAGTACGATCCTACCAAACCAGCCTCTGGTACAGGCAATTCCGATCCTGACCCAGATGGATATGGATCTGGGGAATACACGCTTAACCTCAGCCTGAACAATCCAGATGCATTTATTCCAGATCCGACAAGGATTCCGCGTGGTACGGGTGAAGGTCCCGCAGTCTCTTTAGTGACCATCGCCGGAACTTATAACAATGACTTCGACAATCTCGATTTTGGCATTGCTGCACCAGCGATCGTTTTAACTCCACCCGAAGGTGCTGGTACTGCGCTCAGCTTTGCACTGTCAGCCGATGGTGAGATTCCCGAAGGCGGAGTTGAAGTTTATGTCAAGAGTGACATTGTTCTCACCGATTACTTTGGCAGTGTTGGTGACGAAGGCTACACAGTTCCTTATGGTGGCAACCTCAACAACAAGCCATTTAGCCGAGGTGGTGAATTCCTCGATGCGGTTTACAACGCTCAAGGCGAAGCAGTTGGGTTCAAGTTCTTACTCCAAGAAGAATTTGCGACAATCACGCTCAACCCCACAACCAGTGAAGAAGCTCAAACCGATGGACCCGAAACAGCAACTTTCTCGCTAGAAGAAAGTGCCGGTTACACTGTTTCGCCATTAAATTCTTCTACTGTGACGTTCTACGATACCGTAGACCAAGTTCCTGCACCAACGGTTACACCCGAAGTCAGCTTGGAAGTCGATACGACAGAACTCATTGAGTCTGAAGAAACTGCCTTTACTATTACCTTATCGCTGTCGGAACCTCCGCCACCCGAAGGAGTACAAGTCTACGTTAGCGGTGGTGCGCAAGATTTCTTGAATGAACTTGCGATCTTCAATGCTGATATTACCGGTGGCGTGGCAACAGCTGACGGTGCAGTCAGTGGTTTTTACTTCCAAATGCTGGAACAAACGGCAACGATTACCGTACCAGTGTTCAACAGCACCGATATCACCGAAGGTATCGAACAGTTTAACTTATCGGTAGTACCAGGTGCGGGTTACACGGTCAACGAAAATCAAAGTTCGGCAACGCTGACGATTAAGGATAATCCAGAGTCGCAAATTCAAGTCGGCTTAACCGCAGAACCCGAAGTTTTGATCGAAAGCGAGGGCACAACCGCGACTTTCAACTTCAACCTCAGCGCCCCACCACCCGAAGAAGGAATCACCGTAACGTTGACCTCTGACGACTTGGGTGACTTTATTCAAGGCGGAGGCGGGCAGCTATCAAGCCTCAGCTTTAACATCACTGAGCAAAATGCAAGTATTGAACTACCTGTGCTCAATGATGGCATCGATGAAGGCTTGGAAGAAGTTACTTTTACGCTAGAAGCTGGCAATGGTTATCAACTCAACCCCGAAGCTAGCAGTGTGACCTTTAGCATTGCAGATAATCCGAGCTTGGCTCCTACCTCAACCGAGGAGCAAAATGATACAATCGACACTGCGATCGCTACTGGTTTATCCGCCGCCAATTCTACTGTCAGCTTCGATGGTGAAATCGCCCAATATTTTGCCGAAGATGCTGAGGGTAATGAACTCACGGTAGATGCGACGGAAGATGTCGATTTCTACTCGTTTACGCTTGGTGCGGGCGAAACACTTGTACTTGATGTTGATGCGGTATCGCTCGATTCGCTGCTTGCCTACTCGCAATTACGTGTGTTTGATGCGGAAGGTACTGAGCTTGCGAAGACCGACTTTGATGACTTCCAAGCCGCGCCCGACGAAGTGTTCTCGTCGTTTAACGATCCTTACCTTGAGTTTACCGCAGCCGACGCAGGCACGTACTATGTCGGTATTAGTCAAATCGGTAACGACTCCTACGACCCATTCACAGCAGGTAGTGGTTCAGGTTGGGTGTTCCCCGACTTCGGAATCGAAACCGGTGAGTATACCTTGAACGCAAGGCTAGCCTAA
- a CDS encoding ABC transporter substrate-binding protein, protein MKPDLILTTEYNEEIYPLLSQIVHVVAQFKDVVLNWKEGFTFIAEVLGKKEKATQALNHYYQRIEELKYH, encoded by the coding sequence CTGAAGCCTGATTTAATTTTAACTACAGAATATAATGAAGAGATTTATCCCCTACTTTCTCAAATTGTTCACGTAGTAGCTCAGTTTAAAGACGTAGTATTGAATTGGAAAGAAGGTTTCACTTTTATTGCTGAAGTATTAGGAAAAAAAGAAAAAGCAACACAAGCTTTAAATCATTATTACCAACGAATTGAAGAATTAAAATATCACTAG
- a CDS encoding HlyD family efflux transporter periplasmic adaptor subunit: protein MLDLRPNNQNGNGKAVTPPKTPFDQPVVLRRSPFLSRAIIWTIAGVTTFGFIWACVAKVDESVMATGKLAPQGSIKEVKAPLNGVVKEIHIEDGQRVKQGDLLLVLDSRTAQAQTTALQKVKAALSQENQFYRSVLRGVAAIPTTVNVSPEIADLTKSRSTLVAENRLYRLQLDGAADPNLNPDEQLRLKSALSEAASREAAAQLEIEQLQQQLARTEVELAGAKDIVVVNEQILQDIEAVAREGALSRVQYLEQRQKVRSGQSEVEQLTKERSRLQLAINQAREKLENTQALSQQDVLTKMAANDQKIAEIDTQLNKAIVENEKQIAEIENQLSQAQVTLQYQQLRAPVEGTVFDLQVTAPGFVTNSAEPLLKIVPSNTLVAEVSITNRDIGFVEEGMPVDVRIDSFPFSEFGDIKGELISVGSDALPPDEIRPYYTFPAKVRMNQEFLQVRGREIPLQSGMSISANIKVRDRTVLSIFTDRFVHHLESLKFVR, encoded by the coding sequence ATGCTCGACCTCAGACCGAACAATCAAAATGGTAACGGTAAAGCTGTTACTCCACCTAAAACTCCCTTTGATCAACCTGTTGTGTTACGGCGATCGCCGTTTCTCTCGCGGGCAATTATCTGGACAATCGCGGGAGTGACAACCTTCGGTTTCATTTGGGCTTGTGTTGCTAAAGTTGATGAATCAGTGATGGCAACTGGTAAACTCGCGCCGCAAGGAAGTATTAAGGAAGTCAAAGCCCCGTTGAATGGCGTTGTTAAGGAGATTCATATCGAAGACGGGCAACGCGTGAAACAAGGCGATTTACTTCTAGTCCTCGATTCGCGAACTGCGCAAGCTCAAACTACCGCACTGCAAAAAGTTAAAGCAGCATTGAGCCAAGAAAATCAGTTTTATCGCTCTGTCTTGCGGGGAGTTGCCGCAATTCCCACAACGGTTAATGTATCTCCAGAAATCGCTGACTTGACAAAGAGTCGCTCAACATTGGTTGCGGAAAACCGTCTTTATCGTTTACAACTCGACGGTGCTGCTGATCCTAACTTAAATCCTGACGAACAACTGCGGCTAAAATCTGCATTGAGTGAAGCGGCTTCGCGCGAAGCAGCTGCACAGCTAGAAATCGAACAACTGCAACAGCAACTTGCACGAACCGAAGTTGAACTTGCAGGCGCAAAAGATATCGTGGTTGTCAACGAGCAGATTTTGCAAGATATCGAGGCAGTTGCGCGAGAAGGCGCATTGTCGCGCGTGCAGTATTTAGAACAGCGGCAGAAAGTGCGTAGCGGACAATCAGAAGTTGAACAGTTAACGAAAGAGCGATCGCGCTTGCAATTAGCAATTAACCAAGCACGCGAGAAACTTGAAAATACGCAGGCGCTTTCGCAGCAGGATGTTTTGACAAAAATGGCAGCGAATGACCAAAAAATCGCCGAAATTGACACGCAACTCAATAAAGCGATCGTCGAAAACGAAAAACAAATTGCCGAAATCGAAAACCAACTCAGTCAAGCACAAGTGACACTGCAATATCAGCAATTACGCGCTCCAGTGGAGGGTACTGTATTCGATTTGCAAGTAACAGCGCCTGGTTTTGTTACTAACTCCGCTGAACCTTTATTAAAAATTGTTCCGAGTAACACCTTGGTAGCTGAGGTATCGATTACGAATCGAGATATTGGTTTTGTTGAAGAAGGAATGCCCGTCGATGTGCGGATAGACTCGTTTCCTTTCAGCGAATTTGGCGATATTAAGGGAGAATTAATTTCTGTTGGTTCGGATGCTTTACCTCCTGATGAAATTCGACCTTACTACACCTTTCCTGCAAAAGTTCGCATGAATCAGGAATTTTTGCAAGTTCGCGGACGCGAAATTCCATTGCAATCAGGAATGTCAATTAGTGCAAATATTAAAGTACGCGATCGCACTGTATTGAGCATCTTTACAGATCGTTTTGTCCATCACTTAGAAAGTCTCAAATTTGTCCGATAA